One genomic region from Anomaloglossus baeobatrachus isolate aAnoBae1 chromosome 5 unlocalized genomic scaffold, aAnoBae1.hap1 SUPER_5_unloc_1, whole genome shotgun sequence encodes:
- the LOC142258756 gene encoding uncharacterized protein LOC142258756, with protein IQSLYVSPPVLSSKRTTPERCPRPLLPQDCKQEDPDVPQDVFPPALSTDDCIESSDGNLLSSEFKTEDQSITHDTYEEHAVVPNIPPVLPQKASSSDLFKQVKNSDLSQICKQNKSYRRDVEHETAPIRVKPFSCPECGKCFIQKSNLVRHQKSHTGEKPFSCSECGKCFNWKSKLVVHQRCHTGEKPFSCSECGKCFTQKITLANHQKYHTGEKPFSCSECGKCFIQKSHLVMHKKNHTGAKPFLCLECGKCFTSKSSLVDHGKRHTGEKPFSCSECGKCFNWKSELVRHQRSHTGEKPFSCSDCGKCFNWKSELVMHQRSHTGEKPFSCSECGKCFNFKSDFVVHQRSHTGEKPFLCSECGKCFIRNSSLLQHQRSHTGEKPFLCSECGNCFNWKSELVVHQRSHTGEKLFSCSECGKCFMRKSELVVHQRCHTGEKPFSCSECGKCFNFKSEFVVYQRSHTGEKPFLCSECGKCFMRKSELVVHQRCHTGEKPFSCSECGKCFIQKSHLVMHKKNHTGAKPFLCLECGICFTSKSSLVDHGKHHTGEKPFSCSECGKCFNWKSELVRHQRSHTGEKVFSCSDCGKCFILKSNLVQHQRTHTGEKPFSCSDCGKCFILKSNLVHHQRTHTGEKPFSCSECGKCFIQKSQLVVHQRSHTGEKLFSCSECGKCFTRKSGLVYHQKNHTK; from the exons attcagtccctgtatgtgtctcctccagttctatccagtaagaggacaacaccagagagatgtccccgtcctcttctcccacaggactgtaaacaagaagatcccgatgttcctcaggatgtgtttcctccagctctatcca cagatgactgtattgagagttcagatggaaatctattatcttcagaatttaaaacagaagatcaaagtatcacacatgatacatatgaagagcatgctgttgtcccaaatatacctccagtccttcctcagaaagcttcatcatcagatcttttcaaacaagtcaaaAATTCTGATTTATCACAGATTTGTAAGCAAaacaaaagttacagaagggatgtggaacatgaaacggctcctataagggtgaagccattttcatgcccagaatgtggaaaatgttttattcagaaatcaaaccttgttcGGCATCAAAagtctcacactggggagaagccgttttcctgttcagaatgtgggaaatgttttaattggaaatcaaaacttgttgtgcatcaaagatgtcacacaggggagaagccattttcatgttcagaatgtgggaaatgttttactcagaaaataacccttgctaaccatcaaaaatatcacacaggggagaagccattttcatgttcagaatgtggaaaatgttttattcagaaatcgcaTCTTGTTATGCATAAGAAAAATCACACTGGGGCGAAGCCATTTTtatgcttggaatgtggtaaatgttttactagtaaatcaagtcttgttgaccatggaaaacgtcacacaggggagaagccattttcatgttcagaatgtgggaaatgttttaattggaaatcagaacttgttaggcatcaaagatctcatacaggggagaagccattttcatgttcagactgtgggaaatgttttaattggaaatcagaacttgttatgcatcaaagatctcacacaggggagaagccattttcatgttcagaatgtgggaaatgttttaattttaaATCAGattttgttgtgcatcaaagatctcacacaggggagaagccatttttatgttcagaatgtgggaaatgttttattcggaattcAAGTCTtcttcagcatcaaagatctcacaccggggagaagccatttttatgttcagaatgtgggaactgttttaattggaaatcagaacttgttgtgcatcaaagatctcacacaggggagaagctattttcatgttcagaatgtgggaaatgttttatgcggaaatcagaacttgttgtgcatcaaagatgtcacacaggggagaagccattttcatgttcagaatgtgggaaatgttttaattttaaATCAGAATTTGTTGtgtatcaaagatctcacacaggggagaagccatttttatgttcagaatgtgggaaatgttttatgcggaaatcagaacttgttgtgcatcaaagatgtcacacaggggagaagccattttcttgttcagaatgtgggaaatgttttattcagaaatcgcaTCTTGTTATGCATAAGAAAAATCACACTGGGGCGAAGCCATTTTTATGCTTGGAATGTGGTatatgttttactagtaaatcaagtcttgttgaccatggaaaacatcacacaggggagaagccattttcatgttcagaatgtgggaaatgttttaattggaaatcagaacttgttaggcatcaaagatctcatacaggggagaaggtattttcatgttcagactgtgggaaatgttttattctgaaatcaaaccttgttcagcatcaaaggactcacactggggagaagccattttcatgttcagactgtgggaaatgttttattctgaaatcaaACCTTGTTCACCATCAAAggactcacactggggagaagccattttcatgttcagagtgtgggaaatgttttattcaaaaatcacaACTTgtagtgcatcaaagatctcacacaggggagaagctgttttcatgctcagaatgtggtaaatgttttactaggaaatcaggtcttgtttaccatcaaaaaaatcacacaaaataa